TCTGTCTTGTAGTTTACGTAAGCATAAGCATGACTGTGGAATCTCGCAGAGGAGTAGTAGACTTATTTGGAGATCCTAAGAGCTGCAGAGAGGCCAAAGAGACAGGAAGACCACTCCAGACAGTCCTCGCCTGTGCTGAAGCATGTTCGTGCTTGTGTTTAAAGGAGGGCATCACAAAAACATCCTGCAGTGCTTACCTGTGCCCAGTCCCTCCATGCCTGGGATGTCATCTCCAAACCTAGGGAAGGGAAGAACAGGCAAGGTTGAGTTTGAGCCAGCAATACATAGGTAACGGGTGCTGCTCTGAACCTCTAGTCAGGGAATGAGAAGTGTAGGTGGACAGCATACAAGAAGGAGGAGCTCCAGGCGGGAGAGCTGAGGATACTAgcaggaagggggaagactCCTGGCTCCTTGACCAAGAAAAGAGAGTACCACAGGACTCAGTTTGGCGGTGGGGAGCTATCCAACTAGTatagtttcttttctctccaaaaTGCCCTTACCCTTTTACTCCTTTTTTAGGAGGCTTGCTCTTGAACTGCCTTGTCTGCCTCTGCTTAAACTTGGGAGGTCCCTTGCGTGGTGTAGTGGGACCAGTTGTGCCTTCTGCAGTGTTGAGATTGGCGGGTGGGTTCTCACTCATTGCTGGGCTGCTGGGTGTGGCAGGCACACACCTCTCTCAGATCCCTCTGTCTGAAAGATAACAGTAACACCATGCTTATAATTTCTAGGTATCAGTAGTCAGATGACAGAATTATGGAAAGTAGAATTGTGACAGGATTAAAGATAAAGATACTAAACATAAAGAAAGATTGTATCACTTACAAAGTAAGCAGGATAGCACTGCCTTTCGTCCAGCATGCTTGAATTAAGATGCCAAAGGACACTCGAGATAAGGACTAGTTCAGCATGTGACTACTAGTAGCCACAaagacacacttagggcctagATAAATATACTATCCTTGGGAAATTTCATAGTGTACTTCACCTGTTCCTTCACTTGTGCCTAAGCAGTACCTTTTAGTACAGGATGTTTAAAAGATTTCAAAGAAGGCTAAGGCAAAGCATTGGAGACCCTCTTTTAGACAGAAGTTAATTTCTGAGGATATAGGAGAGCAAAGCCCATAATGGAATATCCCCCAGGATATTCCGTTATGGTATTTTTGGACATTATACTACACACATTGACCTCTTCTGCACCACACTGCACATGAGTCAAGCTCCACTTCCCAGGGGTTAAACAGCTATCAAGGAGCAATTCTTGTGCTGGAGACATCTCTCCTGCCTCAGAGGTCAGAACTGCTGCACTCAGAGACCTTTGCTTCCTTCCCAGAGAGGACAGTAATAACTCTCACCAGTGCCCAGGGGGAGCTTCCAATCCTACATCAAATTTTGTGCTAATTAGTATGCTAGAATGGTCGGACCAAGTGCATTCATGGAACAGAAATACTTGCCaactttttctcccctccctgaaATCATGTTCTTTCCCATAACTCCTACCTCCAGGTGTTTGTCCCTTCACAGCCAGACTGATGGAATCGCTAAGGGAATTAACTTCAGGATTTGGTACTAAAGACTAATCTCATTATGTTACCATAGTGCTCTGGCCTAATCCCTGACATCACCTGCAGTGACATTCTGGACTTTTAATGTCAGGACTATAAATGCCATCAAAGATGAATATATACTTTTTTCTTAGTCTGAAGACAGTTCCTGTCTTTGGCAGTCCTGAAATAGCCAGAGTGATGGAAAGCAAAGACTGAGATGCAAAGGGAAAGACCATCCAAAACTTCCACAACAGTGCAAGAAgatctgtgtttctgtatttgttgtAGTCAGAGAATACTTCATCCCTGACATGTTTGTGGGCAGTAGGATGGATCCTACTGATAGCACCTACAGGCATGCAAGTTCTTCTCTTGCTTGTGGCTGGGCTCTTGTCTCAGCTGCAATATCCTGAGCACTAGACTGGACAGGTTCCAACAGC
This genomic window from Phaenicophaeus curvirostris isolate KB17595 chromosome 1, BPBGC_Pcur_1.0, whole genome shotgun sequence contains:
- the PDE6H gene encoding retinal cone rhodopsin-sensitive cGMP 3',5'-cyclic phosphodiesterase subunit gamma; this translates as MSENPPANLNTAEGTTGPTTPRKGPPKFKQRQTRQFKSKPPKKGVKGFGDDIPGMEGLGTDITVICPWEAFSHLELHELAQFGII